A region of the Trueperaceae bacterium genome:
TGGTTTTGTTTGCGTCCCTGGTAGCCATAAAACTAATTTTCTTTGGGACTTGCCTGAAGACGTCAAGCATCATCAGCGATTTCCACCTTACGTAGAACAGCCTATCGCTAAAGCCGGGGACGCCTTACTATTCACAGAAGCTCTCATCCACGGAACGCGCCGCTGGGAAGCAGCCCATGAACGTCGCACCTTTCTGTTTAAATACAGCCCTGGGAATATGTCTTGGGCGTCGGAGTATTACGATACTAACGATTATGTGAATCTCACCGACCAGCAACGCCGTATTCTTGCGCCCCCGTCCACTGGCGGTCGAGAAAGGACTTTGCAGTGAGAGAATTTCCCAACGTTATTGTTGTCTTAACTGACGACCAAGGGTACGGAGACCCATACCGCCACGGCAACCCTATTTTACTCGTGAAACCTTGGGCGATTTCCTCATGACGATACTGGTAACAGGAGCAGGAGGTTTTATTGGTCAGGGCGTTGTCACTGAACTGTCAAAGCGGCATGAGGTTGTGGCTATTACAACTGGCCCAAAGCACTCTTGGATGTCAGAGATTGTTCGTGGTAACTTCGGCAATCCTGAAGATTTAAGGCAACTCGACAACTACAACATAGAAGCTGCCGTACATTTAGCCGCCGTGACAGGAGGCGCACCTGAAGAAGATGCATTTTCAGTCAATGTACTCGGGACTCGTACTTTATTGCGTTATCTTGCTAACCGCGGTTGCAGAAAGATTGTTTGTGCTAGCTCAATTGCGGCTGTCGGCTTCCAGAACACCTCATTCCGTCCTTTAGCCCTGCCAATCCCCGACGAGCACCCTTGTCTAGACCGCGACGGGTATGGTGTATCTAAATCTTTGATGGAAGAGGTTACGCGTTATATCCACCGTAGCGTCCCAGAGTTAGATATCATTAACCTTCGGCTTAGTTCTGTTACTCCGAACGATCCACCCCGACCGCTTGTCGGAGTGAGTCCTTTGCGAATGTGGTCTCTCGGCACAATCACCATAATGAGCTTACGCGACGCGGTATCGGCGTTCACCCTCGCTGTTGAGTCGAAACTAGTTGCTGGCGTACGAACTATGAACGCTGCTGGTCCGCGGGCCTGGGTAAATGAACCAGTAGCCGACGTTTTGAGGAACTGGTATGGAACAGCTATAGATGTTTCTCATTTCGGCCAGAAGGGGTATGAGTGGGCCGGGGTTTTTGACGTCACTAAGATACGTGACGAATTAGGTTTTACGGCCCAGGACGGACCCGAGGTTTTGCACCCAAAAGACTACCCGGGACCACCCGGAATTTAGCAACCAGACTGGCTCCGGATCAACGAACTAGCAAGAAACCTGTTTTGACTGTTGTTTAACACCAAGCGAACCATTTAGCTTCAGGTACCACCGTCAAACTCAAAGACCTGGGTCATTTTGGCCCACCACTCCCCTACTTGTCGGGTTTTAAGAGGAACTTGCATTGGACCGCACAAGTCCCACCAATCCTGGGTAGTTGGATCGCTAGCGATTTCCGCCATATCTTGGTCGTAGTTATTACCAACGTACTCGTAATAACTAAATAGCACATGTTCCCCGCTATCAGGCTGACGATGAAAAATCGAATAGTTTGTAATATTTGAATTTGCTATCCGCTCCAGAACAGCCTCCCATACATTAGAGTGCAAACGAATGTATTCTTCTAAATCCTTAGGGTTGACTCCTATGACCATGCCATGCCGCTTTTTTGACATTTCGTGGCCTCCTAAGAACTATGCTACTGCTCCCATAAAAACAATTGTAAAGTTCGCAGACTTTGGCTTCCATTAACTTTCCCAATTCCACACGTAATTTCTCAATAAAACAACCGCTACTTATTATTTTTGAGAGCGAATTAGTCTCTTAGGACCTAGTCCTAGAGTTCTCCTAAGATTTGCATTCTAGGCAAAGTCTGGAATAAACTTTCTAGTATGAATCAACATGAGAAGTACCTTTGGGACTTACGAGGTTATCTGGTGGTAAAAAACGCACTTACATCCGATGAGGTTGCTTCTATGAACGCCTTCGTTGACGAACATGTGACGGGTAGGAAAGAATCGGGGACCTACCACCCTCGACAAACTTCAGACAACAAGGTGGGCTCTTTCGCGGGTTCCGACCGGACAAGATTCACTGATGGGGATGACCGCGCTTGGTCTTCAGCTTCCCTTCTTTCTTGGGGGGGTCCATTTATCGACCTTATCGACCATCCGTCGATCGCTCCCTACTTAGAAGAGGTCCTACAGCCTGGCTACCGACTAGATCACGACTACCTAAAAATCGATAATAAGGTTGCGGACCGACTCCTGTATTTGCATGGAGGTGGACAAGGCGCAGGTGGACCAACAGATCTGGTAGGTCCCACTGACGGCGGCCAGTGCTACTACCGTTATAACAATGGCAAATTCTATAGCGGCTTAATTGCGGTGGCGTACGAATTGCGTGACGTCCAAGAAGGCGATGGCGGTTTTGCTTGTGTTCCAGGCAGCCATAAAGCTAACATTGAATTGCCGCAAAACTGGAAAAAAAGCGAGACTCAAGATGAAATCCCGGAAGTGGTGGATCGGGTATCAGCTAACGCAGGTGATGCCATCATCTTTACTGAAGCCTGTGCACATGGGACTATCCCCTGGCAAGGAGACCGCGAACGGCGAACTCTCTTTTACAAGTACACTCCTCATGCTGTTGCCTGGAGCCCGTGTTACTACAATGCCGACCATTACGGGGATCTCACCGACCGACAACGAAACATGTTGATGCCGCCAAGCGCATACGGCGCAAACACCACAAGGGATGAAATATGGAAAAGGGCGCAGGAGGAGCAGGCTGAACTCTTGCGTTTGCGAGAAGAAGTAGAAGCGCTTAGGGCTTCTGCCTAAATAGTTCTATTAATATACAAAGAGATAAAGTAGGGGTCGCTAGGGTCATGGCGACCCCTACTTTATCTCTGAGCGAATCATCTAGCGGTTATCCCTAGAATAAATAAACCCTATCTCGGGTTCATTTATGTATATCCCTAGATTCTATTCTTTCGAAACTCGAACCCCTAACGTAATCTAGAAACCTGCTTCGGTTCCGAAGAACCCCCCAAAACCTCCGGCCTCCTCACTCTTAGACGCCAACTAGAGCGTTTCATTATTCATTGTTGCCTACTGATCACTCCTGTGAGCTAACGAATTTTGGCCATTTCTTTGCCCACGGCAAAGCAGCCTCGAGCTGACCTGCCAACTGAAACAAAACATCTTCTCGGCCAAATCTAGCACCAAATTGTACTCCGATCGGAAACCCCTGATCGGTCCAAAAAAGCGGTAAAGTAATTGCAGGTTGACCTGAGACATTAAAAGGCCAAGTGAAGGTAGCTAACCCGAGAGGCTTTTCCTTATCAATGCGATGTGTTTCTAATTCTCTGAGCCCATATTGATTCCTATCGTGGTTTAAGAATCGAAACGGTAGGACCGGTAAAGTGGGTGTCACCAATATATCAAAACCCGTTTCCCACCATCCTGCCAATTGCCGGGCAAATTGATTTTGTTGGCGGAAAGCATTTGTAAGCTCTACCCCGGTTATCTCCTTCGATGCTTCGACAGCTCTCCATGTGTTCCTCTCCACATCATCAGGACCAATCTTTCGACCTATAAGCTGACTAACCCGATCTACTTCACAAGCCACGTGAGTATTCTTAATGGCTAAGAAAGCATTGCGAATTGGATCAAGCCTTAGATCGTCGAAACACTTAGGGCTACTCTCTTCAACCTCGTGCCCAAGTTCAGTTAAAAGATTTCCAGTTTCTTCTACAGCCCTAGCGCAAGGCAAATCCCAACCGGCATCAGATTGTCGTAACGTTCGTAGTCCAATACGAAGTCGTCCAGGATCCGATGTAACTTCTTCAAACCAGGGTCTCTGGGGAAGAGCGATTTGGAAAGGATCACCGGGCTCTGGACCAGCGCAGGCATCAAGAACCCCAGCAGAATCTCTAACTGACCGGGTCAGAACATGTTCCTGTGATCTCCGTCCAAATCGGTCTCCAAACTCAGGGCCAAGACTTATGCGGCCGCGGCTAGGTAATAAACCCACTAAGCCACACGCACTCCCTGGAATACGTATAGATCCTCCAGCATCACTGCCGTGAGCGACCGATACAAATCCTGCAGCAACCGCCGCCGCAGAACCACCGCTTGAACCTCCAGTAGTTCGTTCTTTATCCCACGGATTAATCGTGGCCCCATAAGCTGCCGAATCAGTAATAGGGCTCAGTGCTAGTTCAGAAAGATTTGTCTTACCGAGAACCGCAAATCCGGCTCGCTTGTACCGCTGAACTAAATAACTATCATGATCTGCCCGATAACCGTTTTTCTTAAGGACATACATTCCTAAATGATACGGCTCGCCCTGCAACGGGATTGAGTCCTTCAGTAATACGGGTACACCCTGGAAAGGTCCATTCGGTAACCCAGATCCTACCTCTCGCTTTGCGCGCTCAAACCGCCTATGGATTACAGCATTTAGTTCTTGATCTAAACTTTCGATTCTTGCGATAGCGGCTTCTAAAAGTTCAAGTGCCGAAATTTCCCTGTTTTTTATCATTGCTGCTTGAGTAGTGGCATCCATCTTCAAAAGTTCACCCATAACCACACAATAGCCGACGCCATGTAGATTGCTCTGATAAGCCACTATCCTATGATCTCCTACTTCGTAAACAAAAAGAGGCTTACCCAGCGTCCCAAAACTTAATTTTGGCTATCACAGAGCCTTATCGGGGTCTAGTCCTTACAGTAATGCTATATGTATTGGAGCCAATGGTCGGATTTGAACCGACGACCTATCGATTACGAATCGATTGCTCTACCACTGAGCTACATTGGCACTCGATTAAAATTGTAGTCAACCCCTGTTAACAAATAATGCCCAAGGTTCCTTATCACTTGTAATCTTTTCTCTTCGTTTCACATTAAGGCGCCCGGTCTAATAAAAACAGTGTTCCTGGTGGCCAGGGGCAGAATTGAACTGCCGACACCACGATTTTCAGTCGTGTGCTCTACCAACTGAGCTACCTGGCCATGAGAAGGCGTTCTATCTTAACTTCTTGCAGCGAAACGCACAGCTCACTTGAGTTTTTGGCGGAGCCGACGGGATTCGAACCCGCGACCTTCTGCGTGACAGGCAGATATGCTAACCGCTACACTACGGCTCCATAGTCCCGAGGCACAGGCGCCCGGCATCATACCGGTTGACTCATAAAACTGTCAACGTAATTGGTGGCTGGTAACACCCTCCTCATGAGACTGTACTTGCAAGGCCAGTCCCAACTCTTTAATTTTGGCCCGAAGGGCTTCAGGTCCATACCCAAGTTCCTCATGCTGATACAACGGTTCTCCATGAGGAACTTGGGTATCAGGTACACCAAGGCATAAAAGGCGAGGTCCACCACCCTTTTTCTGTAACACTTCAGCAACTGCAGAACCTAATCCACCAACAACCGTATGATCTTCCACGGTAATAAGCACCTTTGAAGATTCTGCCAGTTTGAGTAGAAGTTCTTTATCCAGCGGCTTGACAAAACGTGCATTAACTACCCCTACACGTGGATTATCATCAACCGCATCCAGACCATATTGAACTGTAGGACCAATTCCTAGGATATAAGCGTCTATACCCGGTTTGACAACCTCCCAAGTGCCCCATTCTATTTCCGGCCATTGCTCGAACGGCACCTCAGGCACCTTTTCTGTACCCCCCCTAGGCCAACGAAGGGCAACGGGTCCATCTATTTGGAGAGCTGCTTTAAACATAGACCGGAGCTCAAGGACATTGGTTGCCATAGCAATCGAAATGTTAGGAATAATACGGAGGTACGCCATATCGTATATTCCTTGATGTGTAGCTCCATCCCCACCAACAAGACCAGCACGATCAATCGCAAAAATAACGTTTAGGTTCTCAATACTAATGTCGTGAATAACCTGGTCAAGGCCTCGCTGCAAAAAGGTAGAATAGATTGCCAGTATAGGCTTTTCTCCCCGAAGAGCTAGCCCTGCACTTACAACCACCGCCACGTCCTCTGCAATACCTACATCCAAGTATTGATCGGGATGTCGTTGGCTATATTCTACTAGTCCGCTGCCTTCCCTCATGGCTGGCGTAATGACCCAAATTCTGTTATCTCTCTCAGCCAGCTCTATAGCGATATCGCCAAAGGCATCAGACCACTGGTAAGATTTACCGCCATGCACCGGATTGCTCAAGTCAAACTTGGTTGCACCATGCCACAGAATCGGATCAGCCTCAGCTATCTCGTAACCCTTACCCTTGGTGGTTACTATATGGAGCATTGTCGGACCCTCTAGTTCATTTACGCGTTCTAGGAAATATAGTACTTCCAAAACATTATGACCATCAATCGGTCCAACATACCGCAATCCCATAGCGTGAAATGGGTTAGCGCTAGCAGGGTCTAGGAAACGCCGAGCTGCTTTTTTCGCTCGACTGCCAAATTCAGCAAGGGGCGACCAAAACCCACTTAAGGCCTCCTTGCTGGATTTCTCTGCTCTTTGAAACCATCTTTGTACCTGAAGGTGTTTCATGTGGTGGTTTAGAGCCCCAACGTTTTCGCTTATAGACATTTCATTGTCATTCAGAACGATCAACATTTTAGGTTTAATGTGCCCAATCTGGTTTAGGGCAGCCAGAGCGATACCCCCGGTAAGAGCTCCATCCCCAATCACGGCTGTAATATCAAATTTTTCGCCATGAGAGTCACGGGACAGAGCCATTCCTAACGCAGCAGCTAAACTAGTACTAGCATGACCCACGGTCAGGGCATCGTACTCAGACTCGCTAGTTGCAGCGAACCCGGCAAGCCCACCTGTGTTCCGGATTGTACTGATGAAATCTTTCCGTCCAGTGAGAATTTTATGGCCATAAGTTTGATGGCCAACGTCCCATATTATACGGTCCTTCCGGGCATCAAATAGATAATGCAGGGCAACCGTTAACTCAACTACTCCAAGGCTGGACGCTAAATGACCACCGGTGACGGAACAAACCCGAATTATTTCTTCCCTAAGTTCTTTGGACAGCGCACGAAGCTGACTTTTCTGCAACTCCTTAACGCCTTCCGGATTGTTTATGTGTTCCAACAGGCTCATAACGGCTACACTGCCCTTTCAGCTGACTCTCAATTGTTTATTTTAGCAAAATCGTTTTACAAAACCTGTAGGCACGGTTCCTAAGTAACCTAATCCTTACATAACGGTTGTCTTAAGAGAACGACTAAGAACCAATTTTTAGGGACTGATCAAAACTAACCCCTCGAAAGTTGCTAGATAGACTGCTTGGCTGTATATACCTATCAAGAGTACACTCGGATTAAGGAAATTTTGAATCACTAAAGGTTTTAGACTCCCCTCAATCGACCACCAATGTCGGTCCGATAGTGCGCACCTGGAAACTGGATTCGTTTAACACTGGCATAAGCACCGATAACGGCTTCTTCGAGAGAAGGTGCACGAAAAACCACGTTGATAACCCGACCACCTGCCGAAACCGGGCTTCCCAAGATTTCATCAGTCCCAGCGTGGAATATAAGGGCTTCTTCGGAGAGGTCCTTTGGGATTTTAATTGGAATCTTAGTTTTATACTTCCCTGGGTAACCCGGCGCCGCCATTACGACACAGGCAGCAAACTCTGACGACCATTGCAGGTCAATCTCTGCCAGGTCTCCATCGGCAGAAGCCTCAAGTAACGGTAAAAGATCAGATTTCAATAGGGGACAAAGCACTTGAGTCTCGGGGTCTCCGAAACGTACATTGTACTCCAGTACCTTCACACCTTTCGCACCAACCATAAGCCCAATGAACATCACCCCCCGAAAGGGCATCCCATCAACCTTGCAAGCTTCTAACGTCGGCCGGACAATCGACTGCTCAACTTCTTGTAATTTGCCCCCACTAAGTAAATCAACCGGAGCCACAGCCCCCATACCACCGGTCATTGGCCCCAAATCATTATCGTAAGCCTGTTTATAATCCTGAGCAACTGTGAGAATTCTGTACGAAGTTCCATCTGACAAAAGATGAAGGCTCACTTCCTGACCTTCAAGGAATTCCTCGATAACTATCGTTCGGGGTCCTTTTTCAAATAAAGATTTAACGGCAAGCTGAGCCTCAACATTTGTTTTGGCAATAGTTACCCCTTTCCCAGAAGCTAATCCGGAATCTTTAACAACGATAGGGGCATCGATAGAATCTATATAAATATTTGCCGCGATAGGGTCACTGAATATTTCATGTTTTGCTGTAGGGATGCCATGCCGAACCATAAAGCCTTTAGCGTAGGCTTTCGAACCTTCAAGCCGAGCCGTAGCTCTAGAAGCGCCGAATATCCGCCGTCCGTCCTTTTTGAACACATCAACTATGCCCTCAACAAGAGGGCTCTCAGGGCCGACAACAGTGAAGTCAATTCCCTCTTGCCTCGCGAGGTCGAGGAGATCCCGAGGTGATATTTCTCCAGGAACGATGCGCGCTACGTTTCTCATGCCAGGGTTTCCAGGACAAACTAAAACTTCTGACACTCTTGGGGATGCGTTAATTTTCCAAGCTAGAGCATGTTCTCGGCCACCGGATCCTACTACTAGCACTCTCATACTGAACCCCAACTAACGTCCTCATATTCCCCCCGGAGTAGCCGACGCAAAGCTTCTGGGTAAGCCATATGTTCTTCCACGAGGATACGCTCTGTTAGGCTCTTTTCGTTATCCGTGGAGTAAACCTCGATACAACGCTGCAGCAGTTGTGGCCCAGTGTCTACCCCAGCGTCAACAAAATGAACTGTACAGCCAGCTCGACCTACATGAGCTTCGATAGCTTGCTTTTGTGCATTTAAACCTGGAAACAACGGTAACAGACTCGGGTGAATATTAATTATGCGGCCGCGGTAGTCTGTAACAAAGGATGGCGAAAGAATCCGCATAAAACCAGCCAAGCATATAACATCGATCTGCATTTGTTCGAGTTTATTTCTAACATCCGCCTCGAAATCACTAGTGTCCTGGTATGGGACGTAGACACTTTCTATCCGATTCTCTATGGCTTTCTTCAAAGCACCAGCACGCCTCCTATTACTTATAACCAAAACAATCTGACCAAGTTCATTGTCACTCGGGAAAGCCTCAATAAGAGCATTTAGATTACTCCCTTTTCCTGACGCCAACACCGCGACTCTAGCTGGCCTACTGATTGGGAATAACCCCATTCAAGACCCTCCGTCACCGAGTTTAGGACATCGTTTTCGCCAATACCGAGAGAGCCCCATCACGGTCATTTCAGCGTTACTGGATTGGTGATACTTTGCGGCCAGTGTGGAAGTAGCTCCCGCTTGGGTTAAGTCCCGATCGCTAAGATCACAGACTCGTCGTTGCAATTGAAGTTCAGTTTCACCAGCTTTGATACCGCTCAAGATTTCCTGAGCCCATAGATGGTTTTGTTCCTTCACGCTTTTTAGGTGCTGTTGGACATCATTTACCTGCCCAAAGTGAGTCAATAGAAATCTTTTCGGTGAACACGATAGGATCTTATCTAGGGTAATATCCCAAAGATCTATATCTACCTCGGGGGGAGGTAGGGCCGGTCTAGTTACTGGGAAGCCAGAAAGCTTGATCCCGAGTGCATCGCCACAAAATAATGATCCGTCATCAAGAAGATATGCTACATGGTGAGAGGCGTGCCCAGGACTGTAGATAACTGTTGCTTGACGTTGGCCTAGTTGCAGGATTTCTCCCCCGGCCACCGTTTGTATCCGATCCTTCGGCACAGAAATCATCGGGCCCCACAATCGGTTCATCTGTTCCCCATAAATACGAGCGGCACTGGCTAGCAACTTTGCTGGGTTATTTAAGTGAGAACCACCTCGCTCATGGACAATCACTTCAGCGTCGGTCATGGAAACTAAAGCACCTGCGGCGCCTGCGTGATCTAGGTGGATATGAGTTACAAGAATGGCGTGAAGCGCTTCCAATTCAAAACCAGCATCCCCTATACCAGCAATAACGGTATCCAATGTGCTACCTGGACCCGTTTCTACCAGTACAAATTCCCCTCCCCCAATAGGAACTAGGTAGACTCCGACCGTGCCTGTTCTGCCGTCGTGTTGAGAATCAACAAGGAAAACATCTCCGAGTCTCTGAAACGTTTCTCCCTGGATCACAGTCACAACAGTTCTTCTTCGTCTTCTACTCTTGACACTAACTCTCCTACACCTTCTAGGATAATCTGGATGGTGTCCCCTACGCTTAGGGGGCCCACACCTTCAGGGGTTCCTGTCAAGACAACATCCCCAGGTCCCAGGGTCATGAATTGACTGATGTAACTCAATATTACAGGCACCGGGAAAATAAGGTCCTCAGTATTACCATCTTGTTTAAGTTCCCCATTAATAAGAGTCTTTATAGAGACGTTATTGGGATCAAGGTCGGTTTCTACCCACGGGCCAATCGGACAAAAGCCATCTGCAGATTTACCGCGGGTCCACTGAAGATCACCACGTTGCTTGTCTCTTGCAGTAACATCACACGCACATGTATAACCAAGTACATAATCTAGAGCATCCTCAACCTCAACATTGCGCATTGTCCTGGCCATCACAACAGCAAGCTCACCTTCATAGTGGAGATTTTGCGTCCACCGAGGGTAAGGAATCGGGTCACCAGATCCCCGTATCGAGTTAAGGCCCTTTAAAAACAATCCCGGTTCAAGTGGGAGTTCATCTACGCGCCCGCCCATCTCTCGAACATGATCCGTATAATTCCTTCCCACACAGACAACCACCTTTGGATCACACGGAGGCAATAAAAGTAAATCCGAAAGCGGGGTAATTTTACCAGTCCGACATCCCAACAAAGCAGCAAGCTCAAAAACCTTGCCTCCTTCGATCTCCCCCCAATACTCACCGTCACAACTACGATAGCGCACTCGTTTCATAAGTATTCCCCCAGTAAGTCTAAGCTGAAGTTTCTACCATCATAATATCCTGAGCGCAACAGTTTTATGGAACTCTAACTCCACTTATTGAGTTTTCTCAAAAATATGAAGTTGGTAAATATGCTCCTAATTTTGTGACAACCCAGCAAGTTCAGATGAAGATTTTTCCCATTGCTCAATAGCTGCTAGCAGAGCTGCTTGGACATCTTCGTACTCAATCCCCAATTCTGCAATACGCTCCACACTAATCTTGTCAGGCTGCGCAAGGACCTGATCGAAATCCTCGAGTGTTTTCTCGAAATAGTCTATCTGTTTTTCTAAATGGGAGACTTCTTGCTCCAATTGCCACTTCGACTTCTTGGTTCTATTTTTCGGTGAAGACGTCCGAAGAGCTGCTTCTTGAGGATCTGCACTCGGTTCTTTAGATTCCCGACCACGTAAATCCTGATAGTAATCCCAATCACCGTCAAAAACTCTCAAACGCCCTTCACGCATCTCCCAAATTTTGTTACTGACTCTCTGCACAAAACGTGTGTCATGAGAGACAATCAGAATGGTGCCATCGAAACCGCGCAAGGCTTCTTCCAAAGCCTCGATCATTTCAAAATCCAAATGATTAGTAGGTTCATCCATTATTAACAAATTGGCCTTTGAAAGCGTTAATTTCAATAAACCAAACCGGGCCCTCTCCCCTCCCGATAAGTTAGACATCAATTTATATTGTGATTCGTAGGGAAACATAAACCGACCTAGTAGATTATGCGCTTCTACGTCGCCAACCAGTCGTATTAATTCAGTTATGAGTGTAGCTTTTGGGTCAGCACCTTGAAGAGTCTGTTCATAAAACCCTACTCTAACTCGAGCTCCGAAACGTACTACACCCTTCAAATCATCGCTTGATACTTTACCAAGAAGCATCTGTAGTAAAGTCGACTTCCCTGCTCCATTCGGACCGACAAGGGCAATTCTTTCGCGTTTCCTGACAACAACACTGAAATCATCGAAGAGCGTGTTTTTGTAGCTCTTTGTTAGGTGCTCTGCTTGGATAACCATGTTGCCACTTGGGGTACTCGGGAATGTGAATGATGTTTTAGGCAGAGGGCCCTCTACCTCTTTAATCATTGTCTCTTCGAAGCGTTCTAACCGACGCTCCATCGCTCTAGCCCGCCGGTGTAATTTCTCATTCTGCCTAGCCCATCGCCTCATCCTTGTGCTAGATTCTGACAACCGAGCTTGCTCTCTTTCTTGTTTTTTCCGGGTAGCTTCTTGAATCTGCGCCTGCTTACGCCACAACTCGCGACAAGTTGTAGGATTTCCTTTTCCTACACGAATTCCGCCCCAAATAACCTCAGCGGTGCGATCACAAATC
Encoded here:
- the dxs gene encoding 1-deoxy-D-xylulose-5-phosphate synthase; this encodes MSLLEHINNPEGVKELQKSQLRALSKELREEIIRVCSVTGGHLASSLGVVELTVALHYLFDARKDRIIWDVGHQTYGHKILTGRKDFISTIRNTGGLAGFAATSESEYDALTVGHASTSLAAALGMALSRDSHGEKFDITAVIGDGALTGGIALAALNQIGHIKPKMLIVLNDNEMSISENVGALNHHMKHLQVQRWFQRAEKSSKEALSGFWSPLAEFGSRAKKAARRFLDPASANPFHAMGLRYVGPIDGHNVLEVLYFLERVNELEGPTMLHIVTTKGKGYEIAEADPILWHGATKFDLSNPVHGGKSYQWSDAFGDIAIELAERDNRIWVITPAMREGSGLVEYSQRHPDQYLDVGIAEDVAVVVSAGLALRGEKPILAIYSTFLQRGLDQVIHDISIENLNVIFAIDRAGLVGGDGATHQGIYDMAYLRIIPNISIAMATNVLELRSMFKAALQIDGPVALRWPRGGTEKVPEVPFEQWPEIEWGTWEVVKPGIDAYILGIGPTVQYGLDAVDDNPRVGVVNARFVKPLDKELLLKLAESSKVLITVEDHTVVGGLGSAVAEVLQKKGGGPRLLCLGVPDTQVPHGEPLYQHEELGYGPEALRAKIKELGLALQVQSHEEGVTSHQLR
- a CDS encoding MBL fold metallo-hydrolase, whose amino-acid sequence is MTVIQGETFQRLGDVFLVDSQHDGRTGTVGVYLVPIGGGEFVLVETGPGSTLDTVIAGIGDAGFELEALHAILVTHIHLDHAGAAGALVSMTDAEVIVHERGGSHLNNPAKLLASAARIYGEQMNRLWGPMISVPKDRIQTVAGGEILQLGQRQATVIYSPGHASHHVAYLLDDGSLFCGDALGIKLSGFPVTRPALPPPEVDIDLWDITLDKILSCSPKRFLLTHFGQVNDVQQHLKSVKEQNHLWAQEILSGIKAGETELQLQRRVCDLSDRDLTQAGATSTLAAKYHQSSNAEMTVMGLSRYWRKRCPKLGDGGS
- a CDS encoding 2-hydroxyhepta-2,4-diene-1,7-dioate isomerase, with product MKRVRYRSCDGEYWGEIEGGKVFELAALLGCRTGKITPLSDLLLLPPCDPKVVVCVGRNYTDHVREMGGRVDELPLEPGLFLKGLNSIRGSGDPIPYPRWTQNLHYEGELAVVMARTMRNVEVEDALDYVLGYTCACDVTARDKQRGDLQWTRGKSADGFCPIGPWVETDLDPNNVSIKTLINGELKQDGNTEDLIFPVPVILSYISQFMTLGPGDVVLTGTPEGVGPLSVGDTIQIILEGVGELVSRVEDEEELL
- a CDS encoding phosphoribosylamine--glycine ligase, coding for MRVLVVGSGGREHALAWKINASPRVSEVLVCPGNPGMRNVARIVPGEISPRDLLDLARQEGIDFTVVGPESPLVEGIVDVFKKDGRRIFGASRATARLEGSKAYAKGFMVRHGIPTAKHEIFSDPIAANIYIDSIDAPIVVKDSGLASGKGVTIAKTNVEAQLAVKSLFEKGPRTIVIEEFLEGQEVSLHLLSDGTSYRILTVAQDYKQAYDNDLGPMTGGMGAVAPVDLLSGGKLQEVEQSIVRPTLEACKVDGMPFRGVMFIGLMVGAKGVKVLEYNVRFGDPETQVLCPLLKSDLLPLLEASADGDLAEIDLQWSSEFAACVVMAAPGYPGKYKTKIPIKIPKDLSEEALIFHAGTDEILGSPVSAGGRVINVVFRAPSLEEAVIGAYASVKRIQFPGAHYRTDIGGRLRGV
- a CDS encoding mitomycin antibiotics/polyketide fumonisin biosynthesis protein — translated: MNQHEKYLWDLRGYLVVKNALTSDEVASMNAFVDEHVTGRKESGTYHPRQTSDNKVGSFAGSDRTRFTDGDDRAWSSASLLSWGGPFIDLIDHPSIAPYLEEVLQPGYRLDHDYLKIDNKVADRLLYLHGGGQGAGGPTDLVGPTDGGQCYYRYNNGKFYSGLIAVAYELRDVQEGDGGFACVPGSHKANIELPQNWKKSETQDEIPEVVDRVSANAGDAIIFTEACAHGTIPWQGDRERRTLFYKYTPHAVAWSPCYYNADHYGDLTDRQRNMLMPPSAYGANTTRDEIWKRAQEEQAELLRLREEVEALRASA
- the purN gene encoding phosphoribosylglycinamide formyltransferase, giving the protein MGLFPISRPARVAVLASGKGSNLNALIEAFPSDNELGQIVLVISNRRRAGALKKAIENRIESVYVPYQDTSDFEADVRNKLEQMQIDVICLAGFMRILSPSFVTDYRGRIINIHPSLLPLFPGLNAQKQAIEAHVGRAGCTVHFVDAGVDTGPQLLQRCIEVYSTDNEKSLTERILVEEHMAYPEALRRLLRGEYEDVSWGSV